CGACGTCCGCCGCGGCCAGCGCGGGCGCGTCGTTGGTGCCGTCGCCGGTCATCGCGACGAGCTTGCCGCCCTCCTGCTCGCGGCGGATCAGCGCCATCTTGTCCTCGGGCGTGGCCTCGGCGAGGAAGTCGTCCACGCCTGCTTCCGCAGCGATCGCCCTGGCGGTGAGCGGGTTGTCGCCGGTGATCATCACCGTACGGATTCCCATCGCGCGCAGGTCGTCGAAGCGCTCGCGCAAGCCCGCCTTGACGACATCCTTGAGGTGGACGACACCGAGGACGCGGGTACGGGTGTTGTCGCCGGTGCAGTCATCGCCGTTCGGACGGCGTTCGGCGACCAGCAGTGGCGTACCGCCCTGCAGGGCGATCTCGTCCACCGCCTCCGCAGTGTCCGGAGGGATCGCGCCGCCCTCCTGCTGCACCCACCGGAGTACGGCGCTGGCAGCACCCTTGCGGATCTGGTGGCCGTCGGGCTCGTCGACTCCGGACATCCGGGTCTCGGCGGTGAACGGCAGCACCGTTGCCCCACTGAGTTCCCGGCCGCGCAGCCCGAACCGTTCCTTGGCCAGTACGACGACCGACCTGCCCTCGGGTGTCTCGTCCGCGAGGCTGGCGAGCTGGGCGGCGTTGGCGAGCTCGTCCCGCCCGGCGCCGCCGACCGGCACGAAGTCGACGGCCTGCCGGGCGCCCAGGGTGATCGTGCCGGTCTTGTCCAACAAGAGCGTGGACACGTCACCCGCGGCCTCGACCGCCCGTCCGGACATCGCCAGCACGTTGCGCTGGACCAGCCGGTCCATGCCGGCGATGCCGATCGCGCTGAGCAGCGCACCGATCGTGGTGGGGATCAGGCAGACCAGCAGGGCGACCAGCACCAGGATCGACTGCTGCTGGCCCGAGTAGCCGGCCATCGGCTGCAGCGTCACGACCGCGAGCAGGAAGATGATCGTCAGGCTGGCAAGGAGGATCGTCAGCGCCACCTCGTTCGGCGTCTTCTGCCGGTCCGCGCCCTCGACCAGTGCGATCATCCGGTCGATGAACGTCTCGCCGGGCTCGCTGGTGATCCGGACCATGATGCGGTCCGACAGCACCTTCGTGCCACCGGTGACGGCGCTGCGGTCGCCGCCGGACTCGCGGATCACCGGCGCGGACTCACCGGTGATGGCCGACTCGTCCACGCTGGCGATGCCGTCGATCACCTCGCCGTCGCCGGGGATCACGTCGCCGGCCTCACACACGACCAGGTCGCCGACGTGCAGGGACGTGCCGGGTACGCGTTCCTCGGTCGTCCGGTCGGCTCCGAGCCTGCGGGCAAGGGTTTCCGTACGCGCCCGTCGGAGCGTGTCGGCCTGGGCCTTGCCACGCCCCTCGGCGACGGCCTCGGCGAGATTGGCGAACAGCACGGTGAGCCACAGCCAGCCGACGATCAGCCAGCCGAAAAGGCTGGAGTCGAAGATCGTCAGCACGGTGCTCAGCACGGCGCCCACCTCGACGACGAACATCACCGGCGACCTGACCATCGTGCGCGGGTCGAGCTTGGCGAACGCCTGCGGCAGCGACCTCAGCAACTGTGCGGGGTCGAACGCGCCACCGGCGACGCGCTGGTGCTCACCGGAGCGATCGTCAAGGCGTGCTTGCGGGTGCGCGGCCGCCGTGTCGTGGGGGTGGTTGGAGTCGTGGGTGTCGTGGGTGGAGATGCTCATGACAGGCCTTCCGCAAGCGGGCCGAGGGCAAGGGCGGGGAAGAAGGTCAGGCCGGTGACGATCAGGGTGACGCCGGTGAGCAGGCCGACGAACAACGGCGAGTTGGTCCGCAGCGTTCCGGCCGACTCGGGCACCGGCTTCTGCCGGGCCAGCGAGCCTGCCAGCGCCAGCACGAACACGATCGGGACGAACCGGCCGAACAACATGCACAGCCCGAGGGCGACGTCGTAGAACGGTGTGCCCGCGGTGAGTCCCGCGAACGCCGAACCGTTGTTGTTCGACGCGGAGGCGAACGCGTACAACACCTCCGACAATCCGTGCGCGCCCGGGTTGAGGATCGACGAGCGGCCGGTGTTCAGCGCCAGCGCGAGTCCGGTGCCGATCAGGACGCACAACGGGGTGGCCAGGATGTAGAGCGCGACCAGCTTCATCTCCCGGGCGCGGATCTTCTTGCCGAGGTACTCAGGCGTACGCCCGACCATCAGTCCGGCGACGAACACCGACATGACCGCCAGCACCAGCAACCCGTACAGCCCGGAACCGACGCCGCCGGGGGCGACCTCGCCGAGCACCATGGACAGGATGGTGATCCCGCCGCCGAACGCGGTGAAGGAGTCGTGCATGGAGTTGACCGAGCCGGTCGACGTCAGGGTCGTCGACACCGCGAACACCGGTGAGGACGAGACACCGAACCTGGTCTCCTTGCCCTCCATCGCACCGCCCGCGAGCTGCAGCGCCGCACCCGGGTGGGCGAACTCCGCGGCATAGCAGGCGACGACGAAGCCGAGCCAGATCAGGCCCATCACCGCGACGAGCGTGTAACCCTGCCTGAGGTTTCCGACCATCCGGCCGAACGTCGCCGGCAGCGAGAACGGAATCACCGTGAGCAGGAAGATGATCAGCAGGTTGGTGAAGCCGGTCGGGTTCTCGAACGGGTGCGCGGAGTTGGCGTTGAACGGCCCGCCGCCGTTGGTGCCGAGGTCCTTGATCGCTTCCTGGGAGGCGACCGCGCCGCCCGGCAGGTGCTGGGCCGACCCGGCGAGGGTGTGCACGGTCGTCGGGTCGCCGAAGTTCTGGATCACCCCCCCGGCCAGCAGGATGATCGCGGCGACGAACGCGATCGGCAGCAGGATCCGCAGGGTGCCGCGGACGAGGTCGACCCAGAAGTTGCCGAGGTCACCCGTACTCCGTCGGACGAGCCCGCGAATCAGCGCGACGGCCACCGCCATGCCGACGGCCGCGGATGCGAAGTTCTGCACGGTGAGGCCGGCCATCTGGGTGAGGTAGCTCATCGTGGACTCACCGGAGTACCACTGCCAGTTGGTGTTGGTGACGAACGAGATCGCGGTGTTGAACGCGCCGTCCGGCGGCACCGGCTTCATGCCCACCGACAGCGGAAGCCAGGCCTGCAGCCGCTGCATCGCGTACAGGAAAAGCACGGAGACGAAGGAGAACGCCAGCACGCTCGCGGCGTACCCCGTCCACCGCTGGTCGGTGTCGGGGTCGATCCGCATCGCGCGGTAGACGAGGCGTTCGACCTTCAGGTGACGGTCGCTCTGGTAGACCCGCGCCATGTAGTCGCCGAGCGGGCGGTGCACGACGGCGTACGCGGCAACGAGCGTCGCCACGAGGAGGACGGCGGTGAGGCCCGGTGACATCTAGAACTTCTCCGGTTTCACGAGGGCGAGCAGGAGATAGACGATCAGCGCGACCGCAAGAACCAGGCCGACGAGGTTCGCGACGTTCACAGCTTCGCCGCCGCCTTGAGGACGCCGACGACAACGCAGAACGCGATGATCGTCAGGCCGACGAACAACAGGTCACTCACGGGGTGCCTCTCGTTGCCGATCTTTCGACGGGTGACCGGACGACCCGAAACCCACTCAAGTGGACGGTCGTCCTCCGTCGACTGGTCCTTAACGGCGTCCATACGGGATCGCGGCCGATCTTGACGCGTTCTTGACGGCCCTCGTGCGGAGTCAGCCCACGTGGACGTGCGGGCGCCGGGCCGGATCGGGCTCGGCCTCGCGCAGAACCTCCCGGGTGACCGGGGCGACCTCGCCCACGCCGATGAGGAGGAACCTCGCCAGGTTGGTGAGCGGGTTGCCCTCGGTCCACTCGAAATGGATGTGCGGGCGCATTCCGGTGCGGTCGCGGATGTCCAGCAGCAGGGCGGCCAGCGCGTTGGGCACCGTGGAGCTTTCCATCCGCAGTACGCGGTACTTGCCGTGCAGGACCAATCCGTGCACGTTCAGACTGGACTCGAACTCCGACGGGTCGCGGACGAGGACCTCGGCGAAGATGATGTCGTCCTCGACCGGGACGTCGGCGTCCGCACGAATCTGGCGGAGCTTCTCGCGGTACTCCGCCACGTCACCCGCGCCGGGCTCGTTCGCGACCAGCCGCACCCTGCGCCGGGCGCAGTCACGGACGAACCGCTGAGCCGTCTCGTCCAGGGTGACCTCGGTGACCCGCAACTCGAAGGCGCGGTAGGAGCGGGACAGCAACGAGACGGCGATGATGGCGGCGATGAAGCAGGCGCCGATCTTCACCCCGTCGGGGCGTTCGGCGATGTTGGCCAGAGTCGTGTAGACGAAGACCGCCGCGATCACGCCGAACGCCGTGGTCCAGTGGTGTTCGCGTGCGCGGCGGGCGGCGATGGTCACCGCCACGGCGGCGGAGGTGATCAGCACGAGCACGCCGGTCGCGTACGCCCCACCCTGTGCGTTGACGTCCGCCTGGAAGATCCAGGTGATGAGGAACGCCACTCCGGTCAGCACCAGCACCATCGGGCGGGCAGCCTGCGCCCAGTGCGGTGCCATGCCGTACCTCGGCAGGTATCGCGGCAGGAGGTTCAGCAGTCCGGCCATCGCCGACGCCCCGGCGAACCACAGGATCGCCACCGTGGACAGGTCGTACACGCTGCCGAACCCGCTGCCGAGGTACTCGTGCGCGACGTAGGCCAGTGCCCGTCCATAGGCGGGCTGTCCGGGCTGGAAGGCCTTCGCCGGAATGAGCAACGTGGTGACGATACTGCTGGTGATCAGGAAGACGCTCATGATCAGCGCGGCGGTGGTGAGGAGCTTCCGCGTGCCCCGGATCCGGCCGGTCGGCCGCTCCTCGGTGTCGTCGGGATCGCCCTTGATGTGCGGCATCACCGCCACACCGGTCTCGAAGCCTGACAGGCCCAGTGCCAGCCTGGGAAAAACCAGCAGTGCAAGGGCGATCATCAAGAACACGTCGCCGTGCTGGGTGGTCAGTGCCCGGCTCCAGTCGGCGACGACGTGCGGTGCGGTGACCACGTGCCACAGTCCGACGGTGACGACGACGGCGTTCAGGGTGAGGAAGACCGCGACCAGGGCGACCGCCACCCCGATCGCCTCCTTGAACCCCTTCAGGAACACCGCCCCGAGAACGGCAAGAAACACCAGGGTGATGCCGACCTGGTGGGTGTCGAACACCGCGGGCACGTGCGGGTTGTTGATGACGTGCGCGGTGGCGTCGGCGGCGGACAGCGTCATGGTGATGACGAAGTCGGTGGCCGCGAATCCCAGCAGCCCGAGCACGAACAGCTTGCCTCTCCAGAACGGCAGCAGGCGTTCGAGCATCGCGATCGACCCCATGCCGTGCGGGCTCTCCCGCGCCACCCGGCGGTAGACCGGCAGCGCACCGAAGAGGGTGACCAGCACCAGTACGACCGTGGCCAGCGGCGAGAGCAGGCCGGCCGCCAGGGCCGCGATCCCGGGCTGGTATCCGAGCGTGGAGAAGTAGTCCAGCCCGGTCAGGCACATCACCTTCCACCAGGGACTGCGTGGATGGGAGTGGTCCGGTTCGCTGAACGCCGCCAGCCGCCGGGACCGGCGGGGCATCCCCTCCAACAGCCACTGGCGCAAACCTCGCGAAACCGACCGGCCGCCGGTGTTGCTGGGTTCGGCCACGGTGTGCTCCCGTCCCACCGCCGTCGAGCGGACGTCGAGGGGGTTTCTCCTTCACAGTAGGAGAGACGGGCCTGCCGCGAGACGCGATCGCGTCATCCCACGGTCATCGGGCGCGAATGCGCGCGGGCCGGGCGAACCGGACGCGGCAGTCCCTTCGGGGCACGGCCCTTCAGGCGATGCCGGTGACCGCGCCGGCCTCGTCGGTGACGTAGAGACCCTTGGACAGGTCCACCAGGACGAGGAGGTTGCCGAACGGGTCGGCGGCGACGACGACCCGGCCCACCGGAATGTCGGACGGTCCGCTGACGATCCGCCCGCCCGCCACGCGGACGGCCTCCGCCGCCTCGTCGACGGAGCCCACCAGCCAGTTGGGGGCGTACGTCTGCTCGGTGGTGAGGACGAGTTCGGTGTCGCTGTCCGGGAGCCGCAGCCCTGCCTGCCCGACGGCGTCGTTACGCCACACCAGGGCGTGGCCGAGACGCTCGCGGTAGAAGGCGAGCCCGCTGTCCAGGTCGGGCACCGGGACCGTAACAGCGTCAACCTTGCGCAGCACGGGCTCCGTCATGCCGGAGAGCCTACGGCCAGGCAAGGCCTCTCCTGTGCAGGCAGCGCTTGCTCTTCACCTCTCGCAGACCGAACCGTCACCGTCGCGGTCCCGGTACCAGTCGTACTCGGGATCCACGCCCTGCTGATATGGGCCGAAGCCAGCGGCGTTGGCCGCCTTGCAGGTGTCGAATCGGGGATCGGTCCCAGAACTGCCGTCGGAGGAGTCGTCCGAGGTATTCCCACTGTCAGGCGAGTCATCGGAGGACTCTAACTCGTCGGAGCCGGTCGAGTCGCTGGCGCTCCAGGAGTCGTTTTTCCCTACCGAGCCGTCGGAACTCGCTCCGGATTGGTGCGGCAGCGTTTCGCAGGCGACTCCATCGTTGTCCCTATCCAAGCCGCTGGGATCGGAGGGGTCCTGGTCGTAGACCGCCTGGGACTCTTCCTGGGTGGAGAAGTCGCTGCAGTTCAGGTCGTCGGAGTAGTCAGCACCTGCGTTCGCGTCGGCCTCCGCGCCAATCGCCGCGTCCTCGGGCGTCGACTCATCCGCGGGAGTCTCGGTCGGCGTGGGTGTGGCGGTCGCGGTCGCAGTCGGGTCGAGGGAACCAGCCGCATCGCCGGACGCGTCGGGCCCGTCCGACCCGCCGCAGTGAGATATGAGAACGAAGGCAATAAAGCCGATGAGAATGAGGCAGCCCCGCCCTCCTCCA
This Actinopolymorpha cephalotaxi DNA region includes the following protein-coding sequences:
- the kdpB gene encoding potassium-transporting ATPase subunit KdpB gives rise to the protein MSISTHDTHDSNHPHDTAAAHPQARLDDRSGEHQRVAGGAFDPAQLLRSLPQAFAKLDPRTMVRSPVMFVVEVGAVLSTVLTIFDSSLFGWLIVGWLWLTVLFANLAEAVAEGRGKAQADTLRRARTETLARRLGADRTTEERVPGTSLHVGDLVVCEAGDVIPGDGEVIDGIASVDESAITGESAPVIRESGGDRSAVTGGTKVLSDRIMVRITSEPGETFIDRMIALVEGADRQKTPNEVALTILLASLTIIFLLAVVTLQPMAGYSGQQQSILVLVALLVCLIPTTIGALLSAIGIAGMDRLVQRNVLAMSGRAVEAAGDVSTLLLDKTGTITLGARQAVDFVPVGGAGRDELANAAQLASLADETPEGRSVVVLAKERFGLRGRELSGATVLPFTAETRMSGVDEPDGHQIRKGAASAVLRWVQQEGGAIPPDTAEAVDEIALQGGTPLLVAERRPNGDDCTGDNTRTRVLGVVHLKDVVKAGLRERFDDLRAMGIRTVMITGDNPLTARAIAAEAGVDDFLAEATPEDKMALIRREQEGGKLVAMTGDGTNDAPALAAADVGVAMNTGTPAAKEAGNMVDLDSNPTKLIEIVEIGKQLLITRGALTTFSIANDVAKYFAIIPAMFAAVYPGLQALNIMGLSTPESAILSAVIFNALIIVVLIPLALRGVRYRPTSASAMLRRNLWVYGLGGIVVPFIGIKAIDMLISLIPGIG
- the kdpA gene encoding potassium-transporting ATPase subunit KdpA, with translation MSPGLTAVLLVATLVAAYAVVHRPLGDYMARVYQSDRHLKVERLVYRAMRIDPDTDQRWTGYAASVLAFSFVSVLFLYAMQRLQAWLPLSVGMKPVPPDGAFNTAISFVTNTNWQWYSGESTMSYLTQMAGLTVQNFASAAVGMAVAVALIRGLVRRSTGDLGNFWVDLVRGTLRILLPIAFVAAIILLAGGVIQNFGDPTTVHTLAGSAQHLPGGAVASQEAIKDLGTNGGGPFNANSAHPFENPTGFTNLLIIFLLTVIPFSLPATFGRMVGNLRQGYTLVAVMGLIWLGFVVACYAAEFAHPGAALQLAGGAMEGKETRFGVSSSPVFAVSTTLTSTGSVNSMHDSFTAFGGGITILSMVLGEVAPGGVGSGLYGLLVLAVMSVFVAGLMVGRTPEYLGKKIRAREMKLVALYILATPLCVLIGTGLALALNTGRSSILNPGAHGLSEVLYAFASASNNNGSAFAGLTAGTPFYDVALGLCMLFGRFVPIVFVLALAGSLARQKPVPESAGTLRTNSPLFVGLLTGVTLIVTGLTFFPALALGPLAEGLS
- the kdpF gene encoding K(+)-transporting ATPase subunit F, with the protein product MNVANLVGLVLAVALIVYLLLALVKPEKF
- a CDS encoding APC family permease — its product is MAEPSNTGGRSVSRGLRQWLLEGMPRRSRRLAAFSEPDHSHPRSPWWKVMCLTGLDYFSTLGYQPGIAALAAGLLSPLATVVLVLVTLFGALPVYRRVARESPHGMGSIAMLERLLPFWRGKLFVLGLLGFAATDFVITMTLSAADATAHVINNPHVPAVFDTHQVGITLVFLAVLGAVFLKGFKEAIGVAVALVAVFLTLNAVVVTVGLWHVVTAPHVVADWSRALTTQHGDVFLMIALALLVFPRLALGLSGFETGVAVMPHIKGDPDDTEERPTGRIRGTRKLLTTAALIMSVFLITSSIVTTLLIPAKAFQPGQPAYGRALAYVAHEYLGSGFGSVYDLSTVAILWFAGASAMAGLLNLLPRYLPRYGMAPHWAQAARPMVLVLTGVAFLITWIFQADVNAQGGAYATGVLVLITSAAVAVTIAARRAREHHWTTAFGVIAAVFVYTTLANIAERPDGVKIGACFIAAIIAVSLLSRSYRAFELRVTEVTLDETAQRFVRDCARRRVRLVANEPGAGDVAEYREKLRQIRADADVPVEDDIIFAEVLVRDPSEFESSLNVHGLVLHGKYRVLRMESSTVPNALAALLLDIRDRTGMRPHIHFEWTEGNPLTNLARFLLIGVGEVAPVTREVLREAEPDPARRPHVHVG
- a CDS encoding VOC family protein, translated to MTEPVLRKVDAVTVPVPDLDSGLAFYRERLGHALVWRNDAVGQAGLRLPDSDTELVLTTEQTYAPNWLVGSVDEAAEAVRVAGGRIVSGPSDIPVGRVVVAADPFGNLLVLVDLSKGLYVTDEAGAVTGIA
- a CDS encoding excalibur calcium-binding domain-containing protein, translating into MSRTRASARSNSGGGRGCLILIGFIAFVLISHCGGSDGPDASGDAAGSLDPTATATATPTPTETPADESTPEDAAIGAEADANAGADYSDDLNCSDFSTQEESQAVYDQDPSDPSGLDRDNDGVACETLPHQSGASSDGSVGKNDSWSASDSTGSDELESSDDSPDSGNTSDDSSDGSSGTDPRFDTCKAANAAGFGPYQQGVDPEYDWYRDRDGDGSVCER